Proteins encoded within one genomic window of Candidatus Nezhaarchaeota archaeon:
- a CDS encoding radical SAM protein: MAMLEIERLKKLSFEIGPIRPPSEGGSSSLLIRVTRNCPWSLCKFCYGTPYNREKFQLRSVEEVKRDIDVVKEISEHIMALAKRLGGLYWVSKIINPEFLYGKSLSELDREELKNFECIVNVYNWLRAGARTAFLQDADSLILPTNKLVEVVSYLKQTFPSLERITCYARGKSLARKSVEELSELRKAGLSRLHVGLESGDDEVLKYVNKGVSSQELIVAGKKAKEAGLELSLYWMPGLGGRSMSEQHALNTAKVLNEINPDFVRTRRFIPRKGTPLYEEWKSGVFQLLSPHEELREIKMMVENLEITGRLCFDHFINPAYKTVVGIVWLFKQDYNGYKLPEEKARILEIINNGLKIDESLYVRAEELSELPGL, translated from the coding sequence ATGGCTATGCTTGAGATAGAGAGATTGAAGAAGCTGTCCTTTGAAATAGGGCCTATTAGACCTCCATCTGAAGGTGGAAGCTCATCTCTCTTGATAAGGGTCACCCGCAACTGTCCTTGGAGTTTGTGTAAGTTCTGCTACGGTACTCCGTACAATAGAGAAAAGTTTCAACTTAGAAGTGTGGAGGAGGTTAAGAGGGACATAGACGTAGTCAAGGAGATTAGTGAGCACATAATGGCCTTAGCCAAGAGACTTGGAGGGTTATACTGGGTATCGAAGATCATCAACCCCGAATTCCTGTATGGGAAGAGCTTATCTGAGCTAGATAGAGAGGAGCTCAAGAACTTCGAGTGCATCGTAAACGTATATAATTGGCTTCGTGCAGGAGCTAGAACAGCCTTCCTTCAAGATGCTGACAGCTTAATCCTTCCAACAAACAAATTGGTTGAGGTAGTGTCTTACCTCAAACAGACCTTCCCAAGTTTAGAGAGGATAACATGCTATGCTAGGGGGAAGAGCCTTGCAAGAAAGTCTGTAGAGGAGCTTAGTGAGTTGCGTAAAGCTGGCCTCTCGAGACTCCACGTAGGTCTAGAGTCTGGAGATGACGAGGTCCTTAAGTACGTCAATAAAGGGGTATCGAGCCAAGAACTCATAGTCGCTGGTAAGAAGGCTAAGGAAGCCGGCTTAGAGCTCTCTCTTTACTGGATGCCTGGGCTGGGAGGTAGGTCCATGTCGGAGCAGCATGCCTTGAACACAGCTAAGGTCTTAAACGAAATAAACCCAGACTTTGTGAGGACTAGGAGGTTCATTCCCCGCAAAGGAACGCCACTATACGAAGAGTGGAAGAGCGGGGTATTCCAGCTTCTTTCACCTCATGAAGAGCTAAGAGAAATTAAGATGATGGTCGAGAACCTGGAAATCACTGGAAGGCTTTGCTTTGACCACTTCATTAATCCAGCCTACAAAACCGTTGTTGGGATAGTATGGCTATTCAAGCAAGACTACAATGGCTACAAGCTACCAGAGGAGAAGGCTAGAATCTTAGAGATCATTAACAACGGCTTAAAGATAGATGAATCGCTCTATGTCCGAGCCGAGGAGCTAAGTGAATTGCCTGGACTCTAA
- a CDS encoding flavodoxin family protein gives MVNVLVVYYSRTGNTKAMAEEVARGARDAGADVRLKSVDEVKLEDLVWAHGIIIGSPSYFGLPAAPIKKLIDESVKIRGKLEGKVGAAFSSSFHRAGGRETTMLAILQAMLIHGMIVCGDPLSTGGHYGAAANGPPDEQAKRECYALGRRVTEIARKLFE, from the coding sequence ATGGTTAACGTCTTAGTAGTCTATTATTCGAGGACCGGTAATACTAAGGCTATGGCTGAGGAGGTTGCTAGGGGTGCTAGAGATGCTGGAGCTGACGTAAGGTTGAAGTCTGTTGACGAGGTTAAGCTTGAAGACCTTGTGTGGGCTCATGGAATAATAATTGGAAGCCCAAGTTACTTTGGCCTTCCAGCTGCTCCAATAAAGAAGTTAATTGACGAATCGGTGAAGATTAGGGGTAAGCTTGAGGGTAAGGTTGGAGCTGCCTTTTCATCCTCATTTCACAGAGCTGGCGGAAGGGAGACTACAATGCTTGCCATTCTCCAAGCCATGTTGATACACGGCATGATAGTGTGCGGAGATCCTCTATCTACAGGTGGTCATTATGGAGCAGCAGCTAATGGTCCTCCAGACGAACAAGCAAAGAGGGAGTGCTACGCACTAGGTCGAAGGGTTACGGAAATTGCACGAAAGCTCTTTGAGTGA
- a CDS encoding SHOCT domain-containing protein, with the protein MSPSCDHIYYEEGPLELVISPGEVKELKYNVKYGGNVAVKILAARNPIAVSVSCSGVDVASQELREGMEEYNFTVDPDTELLIRLEGKRGLLANRARVTVEVKMYTTEKVVELSREIDEIYDMAKYMGTVLYEIKRDRIMELMKEVMKFWRVIGCETKNKVREIACLVERSQGKTSIADELAKLKRMLDEKLITIEEFEKAKKIILRE; encoded by the coding sequence ATGTCACCTAGTTGCGATCACATCTACTATGAAGAGGGCCCGTTGGAGTTGGTAATTTCTCCAGGCGAAGTCAAGGAACTTAAGTATAACGTTAAGTATGGTGGTAACGTCGCTGTAAAGATCTTAGCTGCAAGGAATCCGATCGCGGTCAGCGTGTCTTGCTCTGGAGTAGATGTGGCCTCACAAGAACTAAGAGAGGGCATGGAAGAGTACAATTTTACCGTTGATCCTGATACAGAGCTATTGATAAGGCTTGAAGGCAAGCGTGGTCTTTTAGCTAATCGAGCTCGCGTAACTGTAGAGGTGAAGATGTATACCACCGAAAAGGTCGTAGAGCTATCACGAGAGATCGATGAGATTTATGACATGGCTAAGTACATGGGCACCGTACTCTATGAGATAAAGAGGGATCGCATCATGGAGCTCATGAAGGAGGTGATGAAGTTTTGGAGGGTAATAGGCTGTGAAACTAAGAATAAGGTGAGGGAAATAGCGTGTTTAGTCGAGCGATCGCAAGGCAAGACGTCCATAGCTGATGAGCTTGCTAAGCTTAAGAGGATGCTGGATGAGAAGCTCATAACAATAGAGGAGTTTGAAAAAGCGAAGAAGATAATTCTTAGAGAGTAG
- a CDS encoding ADP-ribosylglycohydrolase family protein, producing the protein MELKFIGCMLGCAIGDALGASYEGRFFSDFKVSDITFGGRWTDDTHMMIGVAESLIECRGFNGEHMAWTFIRNWQREPWRGYGPGPPRVFRLILSGVSWRKAAKKLYGGAGSLGNGAAMRVAPIALLYHDDVDKLREVAYKSAEITHAHELGMEGAAVQAYAIALALKINDGEFNPEDYLRDVACFTKSGVFRDKLFRAIKLLDEDDKLVIIRELGNGIESFNSVPTAIYCFAKNHDSYLKSILYAVSLGGDADTIASMTGAIAGAFHGEEGLPEEWVEKLEKADYIKSLARELWKLKESLKACHQIITES; encoded by the coding sequence ATGGAGCTGAAGTTCATTGGGTGCATGCTTGGCTGCGCAATAGGTGATGCTCTGGGGGCATCCTATGAAGGACGTTTCTTTAGCGATTTTAAGGTATCCGACATCACGTTCGGTGGTAGGTGGACCGACGATACTCACATGATGATTGGAGTGGCTGAGTCCCTTATTGAATGCAGAGGTTTTAATGGAGAACACATGGCCTGGACGTTCATACGTAATTGGCAGAGAGAACCGTGGAGGGGCTACGGACCTGGTCCTCCAAGAGTATTTCGATTAATACTGTCGGGAGTATCGTGGAGGAAAGCCGCTAAGAAACTCTATGGAGGTGCAGGATCTCTCGGTAATGGTGCCGCAATGAGAGTAGCTCCCATAGCTCTACTCTACCACGACGATGTCGATAAGTTGAGGGAAGTAGCTTACAAGTCTGCTGAGATAACCCATGCCCATGAATTGGGTATGGAGGGAGCTGCTGTACAAGCGTATGCCATAGCCTTGGCCCTTAAGATTAATGATGGAGAGTTTAACCCTGAAGACTACTTAAGGGATGTAGCTTGCTTCACTAAAAGTGGGGTATTCAGGGATAAGCTCTTTAGAGCAATCAAGTTGCTTGATGAAGATGATAAGCTGGTAATCATAAGAGAGCTTGGCAATGGTATCGAATCGTTCAACTCTGTTCCAACAGCTATATATTGTTTCGCTAAGAATCACGATAGTTATCTGAAGTCCATCCTGTACGCAGTTAGTCTTGGAGGAGATGCGGACACCATAGCCTCCATGACCGGAGCTATAGCTGGAGCTTTTCACGGTGAAGAGGGGTTGCCCGAGGAGTGGGTTGAAAAGCTTGAGAAGGCTGATTACATTAAGAGTTTAGCGAGAGAATTGTGGAAGCTCAAGGAGTCGCTTAAAGCGTGCCATCAGATTATTACAGAGAGCTAA
- a CDS encoding phosphatase PAP2 family protein: MRRSTRVILMIVLCTLVFTLAMSLMVNSVNLWIAWTRLGDEELYVAAVVVLYFLLPQIHQGLVLALAILLSGSLNITLKYAFNMPRPPDPLIDVSGPSFPSGHAQISSSFWSALSFIAMNKLIAAISATVVVGISMSRVLLRAHYEMDVVGGALLGLAIGYTSYCSLAYYLKRRSDVLYYVFAGIAMAMSACNAAIFNAELSSSMTILGLSSAILTMLPVTKGRLARPSSSSMIARIVMSLVSVVLLWSVHLVTKSFDPLVRLACLYALGLYVFTMPLTLSLIAHKRFK; this comes from the coding sequence TTGAGAAGGAGTACAAGGGTTATTCTAATGATCGTCTTGTGCACCTTAGTTTTTACCCTAGCTATGTCCCTGATGGTCAATAGCGTTAATTTATGGATTGCGTGGACTAGACTTGGAGACGAGGAGCTTTACGTAGCTGCAGTCGTTGTGCTCTACTTCCTTCTACCTCAAATCCATCAAGGTCTTGTATTAGCACTCGCCATACTACTATCCGGCTCGCTGAACATAACCTTGAAGTATGCGTTCAACATGCCAAGACCTCCAGATCCTCTCATTGATGTATCTGGGCCAAGCTTCCCCAGTGGACATGCGCAAATCTCATCTTCCTTCTGGTCGGCTCTTTCATTTATAGCAATGAATAAGTTGATTGCAGCAATATCAGCGACAGTGGTTGTAGGCATCTCAATGAGTAGAGTTCTTCTCCGAGCTCACTACGAGATGGACGTTGTGGGTGGAGCTCTATTGGGGTTGGCGATTGGCTACACATCCTATTGTTCTCTCGCATATTACTTGAAGAGGAGAAGTGACGTGCTCTACTATGTGTTCGCTGGGATTGCTATGGCAATGTCAGCTTGTAACGCAGCGATTTTCAATGCTGAGTTGAGCTCTTCAATGACCATTCTTGGACTAAGCTCAGCCATACTAACAATGCTACCAGTTACAAAAGGTAGGTTAGCAAGACCCTCTAGCTCATCAATGATTGCAAGAATTGTGATGAGCTTAGTATCCGTAGTACTGTTATGGAGTGTTCACTTAGTTACAAAAAGCTTCGATCCATTAGTTAGGCTAGCTTGCCTTTACGCACTTGGCTTGTACGTTTTCACAATGCCACTAACCTTATCATTAATTGCCCATAAGCGCTTTAAATAA
- a CDS encoding M28 family peptidase: MGLIRGGYDAYETAREHGAIGFIGVLEDYPKLGEELTYYAPYDGILRPMPGLWVSKETGDLLKSMLSKDKVSAKITLEAEIRPTITHNIYGVLPGKTDEVMIVHSHHDGPFQSAVEDASGCSVVLALAKYFTRCREQIKRTLLFLFTAGHFYGGAEGIGQKAFIEAHKSDVIARTLIDVAIEHVAKECLVKDGIAVMTENVEPRGLFTTDNPVLIDIAKKAIIKNDVERILVLPTTTPINVPTDAHLFWKNGIPIYSLISGPVYLFDVTDTPDKVAKDQLEVLTKMFIDIIRELDTVPREEIRAKEG; this comes from the coding sequence ATGGGTCTCATAAGAGGAGGTTATGATGCGTACGAGACAGCACGCGAGCATGGGGCCATCGGGTTCATTGGTGTGCTTGAGGACTATCCAAAGCTAGGAGAAGAATTAACATATTATGCTCCATACGACGGCATCCTGAGACCCATGCCTGGTCTCTGGGTCAGTAAAGAGACGGGGGATTTATTGAAAAGCATGTTGAGCAAGGACAAAGTGAGTGCTAAGATCACTCTTGAAGCTGAGATTAGACCTACAATAACCCACAACATCTATGGAGTACTACCTGGGAAGACGGATGAGGTCATGATTGTTCATTCCCATCATGATGGTCCCTTTCAAAGTGCTGTTGAGGATGCTTCAGGATGCTCTGTGGTCTTGGCCTTAGCTAAGTACTTCACAAGATGCCGTGAGCAAATTAAAAGAACACTTTTGTTCCTCTTCACTGCTGGGCACTTCTACGGAGGGGCTGAGGGCATAGGACAGAAAGCTTTCATAGAAGCTCATAAGAGCGACGTCATCGCAAGGACGTTGATAGACGTAGCTATAGAGCATGTAGCTAAAGAGTGCTTAGTTAAAGATGGAATTGCGGTAATGACGGAAAATGTAGAGCCAAGAGGGCTCTTCACAACGGACAACCCTGTGTTGATAGATATAGCTAAGAAGGCTATAATCAAGAACGACGTTGAGCGTATTCTCGTGTTACCTACGACAACTCCAATAAACGTTCCAACAGATGCTCATCTTTTCTGGAAAAATGGGATTCCCATATATAGCCTAATAAGTGGCCCCGTATACCTCTTCGATGTTACCGACACTCCAGATAAGGTTGCCAAAGACCAGCTTGAGGTATTGACCAAAATGTTCATCGACATAATAAGGGAGTTAGACACTGTGCCTCGCGAAGAAATAAGAGCGAAAGAAGGGTAG
- a CDS encoding 2-hydroxyacyl-CoA dehydratase family protein: MSLLNHVEKGFSKSSAVNFAKELHVKGKKVIGLISWSIPEEVIYAADVLPFRLFGDPQFIEKAHMYLPSWCCSYARSCLEEALSQRYGWLDGVIASKLEDTCISLFYLLRYVMKLKFAHLLQVPVIKSEKGKEYFVKEIVKLKKKMEDFIGRTISDEDLVRAIKVYNENRRLLKTIYEMRSKGLFPLRSAEVLEIVISSMLIPKEVHSKLIRDLLNNISKVGRQEESSVKEKVRLHISGSEILDPEILQVIEDCGAIIVSDDLNTGTVYFWSEVDEDKDPYEALAERYLLKGAPGILITRQLSRGVDERIEYMLSLIKEFNAEGVIFLVDRGCEVLGHAYPHLRDGLRKLNIPSIKLDLDYPISREHYVTRVRAFIEMVREEYA, from the coding sequence GTGAGTTTACTTAACCATGTTGAAAAGGGGTTTTCTAAGAGTAGTGCTGTCAACTTTGCTAAAGAATTGCATGTAAAGGGTAAAAAGGTGATTGGCTTAATCTCTTGGAGCATACCGGAAGAGGTTATCTACGCGGCTGATGTGTTGCCGTTTAGGCTCTTTGGCGATCCACAATTCATTGAGAAAGCGCACATGTACTTGCCATCCTGGTGCTGTAGTTATGCGAGAAGTTGTTTAGAAGAGGCGTTAAGTCAAAGATATGGGTGGCTCGATGGAGTCATCGCATCAAAGCTGGAAGACACCTGCATATCCCTATTCTACCTGCTAAGGTACGTCATGAAGCTCAAGTTTGCTCACTTATTACAGGTTCCAGTGATCAAAAGTGAGAAGGGTAAGGAATACTTCGTGAAAGAGATAGTGAAGCTCAAGAAGAAGATGGAGGACTTCATTGGGCGAACCATATCTGATGAGGATTTAGTACGCGCTATAAAGGTGTATAATGAGAACAGACGGCTGCTCAAAACGATCTATGAGATGAGAAGTAAAGGCCTTTTCCCTCTAAGGAGCGCAGAGGTATTAGAGATTGTCATTTCGAGCATGCTAATACCTAAGGAAGTTCATTCCAAATTAATTAGAGATCTATTGAACAACATTAGTAAGGTAGGGAGGCAAGAGGAGAGTAGCGTCAAGGAGAAAGTTAGGCTTCATATATCTGGAAGTGAGATTTTAGATCCAGAGATCTTGCAGGTAATAGAAGATTGTGGAGCTATAATTGTCTCAGACGACTTAAACACTGGAACCGTCTACTTCTGGAGCGAGGTGGATGAAGATAAGGATCCTTACGAAGCGTTAGCGGAGCGATACTTATTGAAGGGGGCTCCGGGCATATTGATAACAAGACAGCTTTCGAGAGGAGTTGATGAGAGGATCGAGTACATGCTCTCTTTAATCAAGGAGTTTAACGCTGAAGGTGTGATCTTTCTCGTAGATAGGGGTTGCGAAGTCCTTGGACACGCATATCCCCACTTAAGGGACGGCTTGAGGAAGTTAAATATCCCTTCAATTAAATTAGATCTTGACTACCCTATTTCAAGAGAGCACTACGTAACCAGAGTGAGGGCATTCATAGAGATGGTGCGTGAGGAGTATGCTTAA
- a CDS encoding 2-hydroxyacyl-CoA dehydratase family protein: MLKELKVQSWRPLEEVQKLFREIFQSHVLRLLQLREKGKPVGWFWAGSPVELAYVFDVANIFPEQYSAFCAARKKSDKLIDAAIEYQYGEFTCDYLKCSVGSILNSEAAPLGGHCGLKPDFVLDSRMCCYGHHAMSEIFANLYANVKRFIIDAPYWTREMIGKVDFLTKIPERISDEELEFVIAQLWDLIHFLEEITGEKLDEERMKRVFEISEKTSKNLVEIANLMLSKPTPMSQMDYRDFPAIGFFITAADYALHFTEKSLEIIKERVKKKEGVVEEEKLRLMSQGIIPWYSELYKYYEERGVVFPLNLYVEGTFYLIEASRPLESLVRRSMLPLNCEIDTWIESVVRRAKLADIDGAIMFENTGCRPISFGLRGLKEMLWQELGIPSIIVEAPQCDPRMMPLERAISKINAFIESLL, from the coding sequence ATGCTTAAGGAGTTGAAAGTTCAAAGTTGGAGACCATTGGAAGAAGTACAAAAGCTCTTTAGAGAAATATTTCAAAGCCACGTACTCAGATTGTTACAGCTTAGAGAGAAGGGAAAGCCTGTAGGATGGTTCTGGGCCGGCTCTCCTGTAGAGCTTGCATACGTCTTTGACGTCGCGAACATATTTCCAGAGCAATACTCAGCTTTCTGTGCCGCTAGGAAGAAGAGCGATAAGCTCATCGATGCTGCTATTGAATATCAGTATGGGGAGTTTACCTGCGACTACCTGAAATGTTCTGTTGGCTCAATTCTAAATAGCGAAGCTGCACCGCTGGGTGGGCACTGCGGGTTAAAGCCCGACTTCGTATTGGACTCTCGGATGTGCTGTTACGGTCACCACGCCATGTCCGAGATATTCGCAAACCTCTACGCTAATGTGAAGAGATTCATCATAGATGCACCCTACTGGACGAGGGAGATGATTGGAAAGGTGGACTTTTTAACTAAGATCCCTGAGAGGATTAGCGATGAAGAGCTCGAATTTGTCATTGCTCAGTTATGGGACCTCATACACTTCTTAGAAGAGATTACCGGGGAGAAGCTTGACGAAGAGCGCATGAAGAGGGTCTTCGAAATATCGGAGAAAACGTCGAAGAATTTAGTTGAAATAGCGAACCTAATGCTTTCAAAGCCAACGCCAATGAGCCAGATGGATTACAGAGACTTTCCAGCTATAGGATTCTTCATCACGGCTGCCGATTATGCCCTACACTTCACAGAAAAAAGCCTGGAGATAATTAAAGAAAGGGTTAAGAAGAAGGAGGGTGTGGTTGAAGAGGAGAAGTTAAGGTTGATGTCTCAAGGTATCATTCCGTGGTATAGTGAATTATATAAGTACTACGAGGAGAGGGGGGTCGTCTTCCCATTAAACCTCTACGTTGAGGGAACTTTCTACTTAATAGAGGCTTCGAGGCCCCTCGAAAGTCTCGTGAGGCGTAGTATGCTCCCCCTCAATTGTGAGATAGATACGTGGATAGAATCCGTAGTAAGACGAGCAAAGTTAGCTGATATCGATGGTGCAATAATGTTTGAAAACACTGGCTGTAGGCCCATATCATTTGGTTTACGAGGGCTCAAGGAAATGCTGTGGCAAGAGCTTGGAATACCGAGCATCATAGTCGAAGCCCCTCAATGCGATCCGAGAATGATGCCTCTCGAGAGGGCTATATCGAAGATAAATGCTTTTATCGAGTCGCTACTATGA
- a CDS encoding acyl-CoA dehydratase activase, whose translation MGIDVGSAYTKAVLLAARADRIDLIAYNVIPTKPDMRKGVLEVFEKTLEKGGVSKEEVKAIVGTGYGGRIVQLELGGKVVSEITCNARGARYLYPKCRGVIDVGGQDSKAIKLDDEGRVVNFEMNDKCAAGTGRFLELMSMVLDVSIDKLGEIYLKTEKRASITNTCAVFAQTEVISLISQGTPREEIIAGLIDAFASRVAGLAKIVGLTRDVVVSGGVARNIGFVRALESKLGYEVWVPKEPIIVSALGAALISLKY comes from the coding sequence ATGGGCATCGACGTTGGCTCGGCATACACAAAAGCTGTTTTGTTGGCAGCAAGAGCTGACCGTATTGACTTGATAGCATACAACGTAATTCCAACGAAGCCCGACATGAGAAAGGGCGTTCTTGAGGTTTTTGAGAAGACGCTAGAGAAAGGTGGGGTTTCGAAAGAAGAGGTGAAGGCAATAGTGGGCACAGGCTATGGCGGGAGAATTGTGCAATTAGAGCTAGGAGGCAAGGTTGTTTCGGAGATTACATGTAATGCTAGAGGCGCCAGGTACCTGTATCCAAAGTGTAGGGGCGTGATCGACGTAGGAGGGCAGGACTCAAAGGCCATCAAACTCGATGATGAGGGGCGTGTGGTTAACTTCGAAATGAATGATAAGTGCGCAGCAGGCACTGGGAGGTTCTTAGAGCTCATGTCGATGGTATTGGATGTGAGCATAGATAAGCTTGGAGAGATATACCTCAAAACTGAGAAGAGGGCTAGCATAACCAACACCTGCGCAGTCTTCGCTCAAACGGAAGTCATATCTTTGATCTCTCAAGGGACGCCTAGAGAGGAGATAATAGCTGGCTTGATAGACGCCTTCGCATCAAGGGTAGCTGGGCTAGCAAAGATCGTAGGGTTAACGAGAGACGTTGTTGTTAGTGGAGGAGTTGCAAGGAACATAGGATTTGTGAGGGCTCTAGAGAGTAAGCTAGGCTATGAGGTCTGGGTCCCTAAGGAACCTATAATCGTTAGTGCGCTAGGTGCGGCTCTGATATCACTAAAGTACTAG
- a CDS encoding HDIG domain-containing protein: MKREEALRKVRENVLNEKIVLHMVAVATIMKALARRLNEDEELWELTGLLHDIDYELTKNDPRRHGLEAERLLKGIVRPEVINAIKAHNFDDTGVMPQSDLDKALIAADAVSGLIIATALVMPNKKLAEISIETLKRKFKQKDFARGVSRERIMFCEQIGIPLEEFLELSLKALKEESYVLGL; encoded by the coding sequence ATGAAGAGAGAGGAAGCCCTTAGGAAGGTTAGAGAGAATGTTTTAAACGAGAAGATAGTCCTTCATATGGTCGCTGTTGCTACGATAATGAAAGCATTAGCACGTCGTTTGAATGAAGATGAGGAACTTTGGGAGTTGACAGGACTACTTCACGACATAGATTATGAGTTGACGAAGAACGATCCAAGAAGGCATGGACTTGAAGCCGAGAGATTGCTAAAGGGCATTGTAAGGCCTGAGGTCATTAATGCCATAAAGGCACACAACTTCGATGACACTGGGGTAATGCCCCAAAGTGACTTAGATAAAGCGCTTATAGCTGCCGATGCGGTCTCAGGCCTAATAATAGCTACAGCTTTAGTGATGCCAAATAAGAAGTTAGCAGAGATCAGCATTGAGACCCTTAAAAGGAAGTTTAAGCAAAAGGATTTTGCTAGGGGCGTCAGTAGAGAGAGGATAATGTTTTGCGAGCAAATAGGCATTCCTCTAGAAGAGTTTCTCGAGTTGTCCCTGAAAGCTTTGAAAGAAGAAAGCTATGTGCTCGGGCTTTAG
- a CDS encoding M20/M25/M40 family metallo-hydrolase, with protein MYFLGYPLITALLVSLALLVFFLQQCLHYEVVDVFFPRVKEFHIIGKIKPKKEAKNLVIISAHYDSAYEFPLLGRLRMKSIYVIVPTIAIALTTMILSLIEGLLNIRDVSLVQKPLLIIGFVIILTIALTLRSNRGVLGANDDLAGVAAIIEAGRLISQDRPENTEVWVVAFAGEEHMRGSKRFVQRHCDELKKRNAIMFNVECPSADYFLICTEEKMFFAKHSSLAIEYAKKAARTIDFEVRVAPLPFAGSDAANFSRRGLHAVSIFGLSAKDNAPYHWHTMNDIPENLKPESIEKAILFAKNFIYVVDLSQR; from the coding sequence TTGTACTTTCTAGGTTATCCTCTAATCACAGCTTTGTTAGTATCACTAGCTCTCTTAGTATTCTTCCTTCAACAATGTCTACACTATGAAGTAGTGGACGTCTTCTTTCCAAGAGTTAAAGAGTTTCACATCATCGGTAAAATCAAGCCAAAGAAGGAGGCGAAGAACCTAGTAATAATCTCAGCCCACTATGACTCTGCATATGAATTTCCACTACTTGGAAGATTGAGGATGAAGTCCATCTATGTGATAGTCCCCACGATAGCTATAGCCCTTACAACAATGATCCTCTCATTGATAGAAGGTCTCCTCAACATTCGGGACGTAAGTCTCGTTCAAAAACCGCTATTAATCATAGGCTTCGTAATCATCCTTACCATAGCCCTCACCTTGAGGTCAAATAGAGGCGTTCTTGGTGCGAATGACGACCTGGCTGGAGTTGCAGCCATCATAGAAGCGGGGAGGCTCATTAGCCAGGATAGACCCGAGAATACTGAAGTATGGGTTGTTGCTTTCGCAGGAGAGGAGCACATGAGGGGCTCGAAAAGGTTCGTTCAAAGACACTGTGATGAACTTAAGAAAAGAAATGCCATAATGTTCAATGTCGAATGCCCATCAGCAGACTACTTCTTGATATGCACCGAAGAGAAAATGTTCTTTGCCAAACACTCCTCTCTCGCAATTGAGTATGCTAAGAAAGCAGCGAGGACTATAGACTTTGAGGTTAGAGTTGCTCCTTTGCCCTTCGCTGGAAGTGATGCTGCGAACTTTTCGAGAAGGGGTTTGCATGCTGTAAGCATCTTCGGTCTTTCAGCAAAGGATAACGCTCCCTATCATTGGCACACCATGAATGACATTCCAGAAAACCTGAAACCAGAGTCGATAGAGAAAGCCATTCTTTTTGCTAAGAACTTCATCTACGTCGTTGACCTATCGCAACGATAA